A window of the Diospyros lotus cultivar Yz01 unplaced genomic scaffold, ASM1463336v1 superscaf1, whole genome shotgun sequence genome harbors these coding sequences:
- the LOC127792891 gene encoding putative pentatricopeptide repeat-containing protein At1g74580, which produces MCPALLPKHVAAVVKYQKNPLRALEMFNSVKTEEGFRHNLLTYKCMIEKLGFHGEFEAMERVLAEMRVNINSSLLEGVYIGAMKNYGRKGKVQEAVDVFERMDFYKCEPSVQSYNAIMNILIEFGYFNQAHKVYMRMIDKGIGPDGYTFAIRIKSFCRTSRPHAAVRLLKNMPSHGIELNAVAYCIIVGGLYEENFQAEAYELFDEMLSIGICPDITTFNKLIHTLGKKGGVQESERLLDKVLKRGVSPNLFTFNILIQGLCRKGLLREAANMVDGVMREGLSADVVTYNTLICGLSKNFKVAEAESYLQKMVNEGFQPDAFTYNTIIDGYCKLGMVQNAYKILNSAAFKGFVPDGFTYCSLINGLCQDGDIDRAVNVFNGALSKGLKPNTIIYNTLIKGLSKHGLILQALQLMNEMPAKGCNPDIWTYNLVVNGLCKMGCVSDAHNIMNDAMEKGFIPDIFTFNTLIDGYCKQLKMDSALEIIGSMWDHGVLPDVVTYNSVLNGICKTAKSDDVMETFAAMVEKGCVPNIITYNILIESLCKARKLVEAKSLLEEMENKNLTVDVVCFGTLINGFCENGDVNGAYQLFRRMKQQYKSSHTTATYNIMINAFSEKLRMDVAEKLFYEMIENGSPPDHYTYRVMIDGFCKTDNVDSGYNFLLKKIEKGFIPSLTTFGHVINCLCVKHRIYEAVGIVHLMVRKGIVPDIVNTIFEADKKEIAAPKIVVEDLLKKSHITYYAYELLYDGIRDKKSLKKASKKLFL; this is translated from the coding sequence GCCCAGCTTTACTTCCTAAACATGTAGCTGCTGTAGTGAAATATCAGAAGAACCCACTGAGGGCACTGGAAATGTTCAATTCAGTCAAAACTGAAGAAGGTTTCAGGCATAATTTGTTAACATACAAATGCATGATTGAGAAGCTTGGCTTTCACGGGGAGTTCGAGGCGATGGAACGTGTTCTTGCAGAAATGAGAGTGAATATAAATAGTAGTTTGTTGGAAGGTGTTTATATAGGAGCAATGAAGAATTACGGTAGAAAAGGGAAGGTTCAAGAGGCAGTTGATGTGTTTGAGAGGATggatttttacaaatgtgagcCTTCTGTTCAATCATACAATGCAATTATGAATATATTGATTGAATTTGGGTATTTTAATCAAGCCCACAAAGTGTATATGAGAATGATAGATAAGGGGATTGGTCCTGATGGGTACACATTCGCGATTAGGATAAAATCCTTTTGCAGGACAAGTAGGCCGCATGCGGCTGTGAGGCTCCTCAAGAACATGCCTTCCCACGGCATTGAACTCAATGCAGTTGCTTACTGCATAATAGTGGGCGgattatatgaagaaaatttccaAGCTGAAGCATATGAGTTGTTTGATGAAATGCTTAGCATTGGAATTTGTCCCGACATTACCACATTTAACAAGCTAATACACACGCTTGGAAAGAAGGGGGGTGTCCAAGAAAGTGAAAGACTTCTAGACAAGGTTTTGAAAAGAGGAGTATCTCCAAATTTGTTTACTTTCAACATTTTAATTCAAGGCCTTTGTAGAAAGGGCCTGCTACGGGAGGCCGCCAACATGGTTGATGGTGTGATGAGGGAAGGTTTAAGTGCTGATGTTGTCACATATAACACACTTATTTGTGGCTTGTCCAAGAACTTTAAGGTTGCAGAAGCTGAGAGCTATTTGCAGAAAATGGTGAACGAAGGTTTTCAGCCTGATGCTTTCACTTATAATACCATTATTGATGGATACTGCAAATTGGGTATGGTacaaaatgcatacaaaatTCTTAATAGTGCAGCTTTCAAGGGATTTGTGCCTGATGGATTTACATACTGCTCCCTAATTAATGGGTTATGCCAAGATGGTGACATTGACAGGGCAGTGAATGTGTTTAATGGGGCACTGAGTAAAGGATTAAAGCCTAATACTATTATCTACAACACATTAATTAAAGGGTTGTCCAAGCACGGACTAATTTTACAAGCCTTGCAGCTGATGAATGAGATGCCAGCAAAAGGTTGCAACCCTGATATATGGACTTATAATTTAGTTGTAAATGGGCTGTGCAAGATGGGCTGTGTATCTGATGCCCATAACATCATGAATGATGCTATGGAGAAAGGTTTCATTCCTGACATTTTTACCTTCAACACACTGATTGATGGTTACTGTAAACAGTTGAAGATGGACAGTGCACTTGAGATAATCGGCAGTATGTGGGACCATGGTGTTCTTCCCGATGTAGTTACATATAACTCAGTCTTGAATGGCATCTGCAAAACTGCAAAATCTGATGATGTTATGGAAACTTTTGCAGCAATGGTGGAGAAGGGCTGCGTTCCCAACATTATCACCTATAATATACTCATAGAGAGCCTGTGTAAAGCTCGGAAATTAGTAGAAGCTAAGAGCTTGCTTGAGGAAATGGAGAACAAGAATCTCACTGTTGATGTTGTATGTTTTGGCACTCTAATTAATGGTTTCTGTGAGAATGGGGATGTGAACGGGGCCTATCAGTTGTTTAGAAGGATGAAACAACAATATAAGTCTTCTCATACGACTGCAACATACAATATTATGATCAATGCATTTTCTGAGAAGTTACGCATGGATGTGGCAGAAAAGCTATTCTATGAGATGATTGAAAACGGAAGCCCCCCGGATCATTACACTTACCGTGTCATGATTGATGGTTTCTGCAAAACTGATAATGTTGATTCTGGGTATAATTTTCTTCTCAAAAAGATTGAGAAGGGGTTCATTCCATCATTGACAACCTTCGGACATGTAATAAATTGCCTGTGCGTGAAGCATAGAATATATGAGGCAGTTGGTATAGTACACCTTATGGTGCGTAAGGGTATTGTCCCAGATATTGTGAACACAATTTTTGAGGCTGATAAGAAGGAGATAGCAGCACCGAAGATTGTTGTGGAAGACTTGTTGAAGAAGAGTCATATAACTTATTATGCATATGAACTTCTATATGATGGCATTAGGGATAAGAAGTCACTAAAGAAAGCTTCCAAGAAGCTATTCTTGTGA